TCATGTTTTAGCCGTTCAGGTAATGAAGTTTTTCCATTACCGTTGCTATTGCCATTACCGTTTAACTTGTGCATGCCAGATTCTAGCTGTCCTAAAAAACTAAATAAGAAATTTCTCATGCCGTGGCATCTCCCAAAATATATTTAGTATTTCTAAAGACCTGAAGAGAAAAACAACCGTAGTTTTTGAAATTTTTCACTCGTACAGTCGCTTCTTCCCTATATATGTAACTTCGATTTGTTGAAGTATTGTAACACATTAAGTAGGTTACTAACATTAAGTTAAGAAAATTTTTGCGGTTTAAAGTAGCAAATTTATAAAACAATTTCAAGTAAAACTTGCATATTCAACATATTTTTCCTATACGTTCCGGTCAGATCTGTGAGCTTTTTGTTTGTTGGTCATAAATTGCTTGTATTTTTAGACTAATCAGATTAGAATTTACCGGCATTTTTTTAAATATATTGTTCAGAGGCCTTATGGCTGACAAGGAAAATCAGGGGAATCTTTGGTTTTTCGTTTCGTGACGTAAAAACCAACAACCGGAGCGGTAGAAAGGTGAATTCATATGACTAGTGATCACGTAGATTTGGCAATTATCAATCGGGCAAAAGAGGATAACGTGAGCCTTATCCAGTTGCAGTTTACCGATATTCATGGGAGTATAAAGGCTGTAACCATACCGATTGAAAAATTTCCCGAGGCCTTGGAAAAAGGGATCTGGTTTGACGGTTCCTCCATCGAGGGTTTTACGAGGATTTGCGAAAGTGATATGTTTTTAAAACCTGATACGAGTACGTATGCGTTGCTTCCCTGGGAAACGAAAGGCGCAATGGCAAGGCTGTTTTGCGATATTCATATGCCGGACGGTTCTCCGTTTGAAGGTGATCCCCGGTATATTTTGAAAAGGGCAATTGCGCATGCACGGTCTTTGAATTATGAATTTAACGTAGGTCCTGAGCTTGAGTTTTTCTTATTCAAACCGAAGAACGATGGCCGGGTTGAGCCTACTCCCCATGATGTAGGAAGTTATTTTGATTTTTCCCCAAGGGACCTTGCAGGAGATGTAAGAAGGGATATTATTTTTGCATTGGAAAAAATGGGCCTTAACGTAGAAATGAGCCATCATGAAGTAGCTCCGGGTCAGCATGAAATTGATTTCAAGTATGCGGAGGCATTGAAGACAGCAGAAAATGCCCTGACTTTTAAACAGGTGGTGAAATCCATTGCGCACAGGCATGATTTGTACGCAACCTTTATGCCGAAACCTATTTTTGGAGTTTGTGGCAGTGGGATGCATTGTCATCAAAGTTTTTTCGACATAAACACAGGGGATAATGCTTTCTTTGATGAGAAAAATGCATATAAATTAAGCAAATTGGCAATACAGTTTATCTCTGGGCAACTGCATCATGTGCGAGCGATGAGCGCAGTACTCTCTCCAACGGTGAATTCTTATAAGAGATTGGTGCCCGGTTATGAGGCCCCTGTGTATATTTGCTGGGGACAAACAAACCGTTCTGCTTTGATACGGGTTCCGAGGTATTCTCCCGGCAGAGAAAAAGCGACAAGGGTTGAATTGCGGTGTCCTGATCCCAGTAATAATCCCTATCTGGCTTTAGCGGTTATGTTGGAGGCGGGGCTTGACGGTATTGCACAAGAGATGTCCCCTCCTAATCCGGTAGAAGAAAATGTTTATGAATTTGATGTGACCGAGCTTACATACCGAAATATAGCAACGCTTCCCGGTTCTCTGGGTGAAGCTATAAGCGAGTTGAAAAAGAGCACATTAATGGAACAGGCGTTGGGCTCCCACACATATCAGCTCTATGTCCATTCAAAAATGGCTGAGTGGAACGAATATAGAATACAGGTGACCGATTGGGAACAGAAGAAATATTTTGAAACAACGTAAATCAAGAAAAAGAATGAATGCCAATAACACTCCAAATAAAAACCTGAATCGCGTGGCCTTTGCTGATAGCATGTGTTCTGATGGAATGTGTTGTTTTACCTGTGTTATTCCTTCGAATAACAGGCATATTGGTTTTATCAGATCTTTCTGGAAAAGTGGAAGTGGTTTTTCCCATGTAAAATTGCTGGTGACAAGTGATGGACGTAAAAACGAACTGTATGATTCGTGTCGGTTTCTGGATTTTGTAATTACTCAAAACGAAGAAGGTTCAAGCATGAAAATGGATTTGCGCTGTAGTATTTATCGTAATCGACCGACCCAATGCAAGGGGTATCCTGACAAGGCAGGAGAATCTTTAGACTACGAAATGAGCGGTCCCTGCATATTTAATGAATATACTGCTCCCAGCTTTTATAAAAAGCTTGTATACAAGAGAGACTGGGAAGCGTTTTTTGCAATTCGAGATGATAGAAAGGCGCTTCGCAGAATGTTTGTTCATAGGGATACCGATAGTGCGAGGGAAAAGGTTTTGCGAGTTGAAGATGTTAAAATTGCTTCAATATCTGTGGGAAAAAAGGAATTAGATTATATTCTTATCCCTCTCCCAAAATATAAACAGAATGTCCTGTATCTGTCTGAAAAACATCCTGAGATTTATTCAATAAGGCAGGCATATCAATGCTGGGGGGACAAGATTGAAAAAAATCTTCAGCATCATTATGGGGATAAGTGGAAAACGATGCTTAATGATTTTCTTGAAATGGAGGAGGCGGATGTTAGTAAAAGATATGATGAAGACACAACTCGTAACCTTGAATGTTGATTCAAAACTCGGCTTTGCTGAAGATATCATGTATTTAGGAAGAATAAGGCATATACCCGTTATTGATGGCGAAAATATTGTAGGCCTCTTGACGCAAAGAGACCTTTATAAGGCTTCGCTGACTTCCATTGTTACGAGCTGGGAGGAGAATAAGGAATTTCTTGATTCTGTAAAGATAGCAGAAGTCATGACAAAAAATGTGAGCACCATAACTCCTGATCTAAAAATTGAAGAGGCCGCTCGGATCATGATTGATAAGAAGATAGGGTGCTTGCCTGTGGTAAAAGAGAAGAATAGGCTTGTTGGTTTGATTACCGAGACCGATGTGTTGCAATATTTTGTGAGCGAGAGCAAAAAGAAGAGCTAATCTTTCTTGAAAAAGGGGGGTATCCTAATGTGTGACGTTGGCGGCCATATAAGTAGTGACATGATTACGTGGCAATGCGCTTGTTGTGGGTCTGCGATCAAGGATTCTGATGGCGCCTCTGAAGGCCTTTGTGATCTGGGAATATGCCTGTTATGTAGAAATGATCCTGAAGAGTGGAAGGGTTTTGTCGATGATGAGTGGGAAGAGGGTGCGTGCGGCGATTGTGTAACTCCTTGTTTTTTAAAACGTTAACGAGTGGTGACTCGTGATATTCGTAACCATGATAGGGTCTTTGATTATGGCTAGATGGCGCAAATAAAGAGTGGTGGCTAAAATATTTTGTGTGCTTCAGTGCATAAAACTGTTGAAATTGAACAAATTAATTGTTATAAGCGGCGTTATTCGATATTTGGTAAAATGAAGAGGGGTTAGTCCGTTCAATTGACTCAGGAATTACTATCTGCGACTTTCTCACAAGCGCCACGCGAATTTGCTGCAGTAGACGTGTTATAGGTAATGGTTGTTGCTCTTTTGTACATAACAGGGGGGGAGAACGGGGAGCTCCGGGAATGAAAAATACGTGAAAGCCCTTGGTTACGTACTGATTTGATTGCATCTTGCATAAGGGATCATAAGAATGAAAAAGAAACCTATCGTTATTAAAACAGTGTTACTACTTGTTGTATTCCATGTGGCCTTCATAAGTACCTCTATAGCGTCGTCGAACAAAGAGGCAAAACTCAGTTACGAACACTTCTTTGATGCAAAAACCCACTGGTGTGAAACTATGGTAATTAATTGTAGCGATTTCAGATTTGCCGCGGCAAGTCAGGAATTGATAAACGATTTATTGGGATTTAAAGGAGATTATGACTATTTTGCGATACCTGGTTCTATTCGTAATATGTTAGATTCGAACACAAGAAAGCTTGTTTTGGACACCTTTGGCATTTCCGTACGACTCCATCATGTGAAACGTGTCGTATTGATACTACACGAGGATTGTATGGGTTATGGAGGCTCCAAATCCTTTGATAATCGGACAGAAGAGCATGATAGTATTGTTAAGGATTTAAAAAAGGCCCGAAGGCTTATGCGGTTTCGGTTTAACCATTTAAAGGTTTATCTGTTTTATGGAAAAGTTCATTACAAAAATAATGAACGAGTGTATAGTTTTGAGCAAATATTGTAACGCTTCAATTTCTCAACGCCTTAAGAGTATTTCTAAAATACAGATAAATTTTTTATCTGAAAAAATATCCCCTTTTTTGATTGGGGAATTTAGATAATCCGTGAAATTTTGTTGTGGCCATAGATGCCGTGTTCGTTATTTCGAAAGATTAAGAAATGAGACTTCCTTTAAAAATCATCTGTGTTTGTAGCATGGTATGCCTGAGCCTGCATTTCGGTTGTTCCCCTAATGACACTGATTTGTTGTTAGAACATGAAACGGTGGATATCAAATTAGCGCCGAAGGAAAGGCGGGCGGATTGCGATACGTTAGTATTTAATTGCATTGATTATAGATTTGCCTTTGCCAACCAGGAATTTCTTAATGATACCTTAGGATTAAAAGACAATTACGATCACATTTCAATACCTGGTAGCATTTATAACCTGGTAAATCCGGATACCCGGGAAATAGTATTCAGCAAAATTACCAGTTCGGTAAACTTCCATTTAATAAAGCGGGTCATTATCATCGCGCATAAGGACTGTGGTGGTTATGGAGGCTCTTCTGCTTTTGGCTCAAAGGTTGCCGAGGAAGAATATCTTTCAGGTGATTTGAGGAAGGCAAGGGAAATGCTGATAGAAAAATATCCTACGTTACAAGTAGAATTGTATCTGGAAGAATTAACAAGGGAAAATGTGCATTTTGAAAAAATACATTAGTTTTTTATTTTTATAAAAAATTGATGTGTGTTTGTTTCATGAATATGCCATCTGGTGATCTCTGAAATGTGTCCCGGTATATCTTGTTCACCTGATTGTAAAAAATTTCTTCTGCCTCCATCTGCCACATAGCCTGTAACGCTGAGTAAACGATTTTTGCATCTTTGAAGAGCTTCTTCCCTGACCTTTAAATTTAAACCATGTCCCATATATCCGTGTCTCGTTATACAGACGGGCCCTTTTCCTGTGCGCCATGTTTTCCCCCTTTTTTGTTCATTAGTAATAAGATTTTCTCCCATTTCAACAGTTGTTCTTCCGTTTCTGTGAAAAGAATATGAGGGCAACTGAAGAATTTAGTGTTTGACAAGAAGCAAAATTTTTTGTAAAAGGACATCTTTTCGTATGGGGGGAATATTTTCACGGGAACATACAGAAGGGGGATATAACGGTGTCTAAATCAGATACTAACAGTGAAGCGCTAAAAACGGGTCAATCCGGATTGGCCCAAAATTTACGATATGATCTCAAAGCGGGTTTCTTAGTTTTTTTAATTGCCCTGCCTTTGTGTCTGGGGATTTCGTTGGCCTGTGGTTATCCGGCAATCGCAGGCATTTTTACAGCAGTTATTGGCGCGGTACTTACGACCTTTATAAGTAACTCTCAGCTGACGATAAAAGGTCCCGCTGCTGGTTTAATCGTTATCGCCATAGGTGCGGTAATCGATTTTGGATTTACCGGCGGGAGAGACCCTGCAGCGGATTATCAGGCCTACAGGATGGCCTTGGGGGTTGGGGTTGCTGCGGGTTGTTTTCAGGTCCTGTTTGGTTTGCTCCGTGTTGGCTCAATCGGGGATTTCTTTCCTTTATGCGCCGTACACGGGATGTTGGCTGCAATTGGCATCATCATTATCCTCAAGCAATTTCCTATAGCCTTGGGCGGGCATGCCGAAGGTGAACCCTTTGAGTTGATGACTCGTATCCCTTCTGTAATAATCCATATGAATCCGTATATTGCGGCCATAGGCATTGGCAGTTTAGCTATTATGTTTGGTATTCCTCTGGTAAAACACAAACATAAAATCTTCCAGATGATACCGCCTCCCATGTTTGTCCTGTTTTTTGCCGTGCCTCTTGGATTGTATTTTGGTATTTCAGAGGAGCGTACGTATTTATTTGAAGGACATGAATACCATTTGGGAAAACAGTTTCTGGTTGATGTGCCGAGCAACATGTTCAAGGCGGTTGCCTATCCGGACTTTTCATCACTCAAGTCAGTAATGGGGTGGAAGTGGGTGATCATGTTTGCGTTGATAGGGAGTATTGAATCTTTGCTCAGTGCAAAGGCAATAGATATAATTGATCCGTGGAAAAGAAAGACAAACTTGAATCGTGATTTGCTTGCTGTTGGTATCGGGAATACCCTCTGTGCGTTTGTTGGCGGCCTGCCGATGATATCTGAGATCGTGCGTAGCAAGGCGAATATAGACAACGGTGCGCGCACACGTTTCGCGAACATGTTTCATGGGCTTTTTTTGCTGATATTTGTTGCCGCGATACCTTTTCTCCTTTGTAAGATCCCACTGGCTGCCCTGGCGGCGATGCTCGTATATACCGGATTTCAACTAACAGCTCCTCGAGAGTATGTCCATACATACAAGATAGGGGTTGAGCAGTTAATCATTTTCGTTGCCACAGTGGTCGCCGTGCTGGCGACCGACCTGGTTATCGGAATTGCAGTTGGAATCGGGGCAAAGTTTTTCATCCATATCATCAATGGAGTGCCTTTGCGTTCTCTGTTCAGGCCATATCTGGACGTTAAAATAAAGGATGAAAATACGGTGGTCGTTTTTTCCAGTGATTCGGCGGTTTTTAGCAACTGGATTCCATTCAAGAAGCAATTAGAGCACGCCGGCATTGGTCAGGGGAAAAACGTGATTTTGAATATGTCGAAAACAAAGCTGATCGATCATAGCGTAATGGGAAAACTCAAAGAAGTAAAACGGGATTTTAAAGAAAAAAACCTTAAATTTGAAATCGTCGGATTAGAGAGTCACAAAAGCTTGTCTGATCATGAGCTGGCCACGCGTAAACGGAGCAGGGAACTAATCCTGAGAAAGCGTGTTTGTGTTCTTGCGAGTGCGACCCTCCTGACGCAACTCAAAAAGGTTTTCAAGGACCTTGAGATCGTCGAATTTACGATGATAGAGTCCGCGAAAAAGATGACGGACACAGTATCATCTGCACGTTCATTGGTTCGTGTAGAATCACTGCTTCAAGCTGAAAAGGCCAATGAGCTTTTGGAATGCTTTCGTGAACAGATTTTACCAAAGCATCCTGCCACTGTTGTTTGGGTTGAAAATGTGGAAGCCGTTTTACCATATTATAAAGCGAAAAGCAGGGAAAAAAAGCAGTCTTCTGATATGGAAAATGATTAAAATGATTTATGGTTAAACGTATTACAGGAAGTATCAGTTTGTAAATTTGAGGATGGTGCTTGTTTGTAAAAGTAACTATGGCACAGATTGGGTCGCCTGAATCAGGGACCTGTCTGTGCTTTTTTTATTTCCAGATCTGAAATAATATAGCACAGGGTTTTCATGAAATCATTGGCGGCTTTTGACGAGTGTACTGTCTGGTTTAATCCCTGTTTGACGGTATTAGCGTTTCTTGGGGAATCTTTGTTACGCGTTTTTTCCCCTTGAAGAACCGGAGAAATATGATCGCGATAACGACAATTATGGCGGCAATGACGAAAAGGTATGCTTCAAGTAGGCGAAAGGGGTTTAATACCTCTTTTTCATCTTTTTCTACCAGAAGTACCCATTGGACGTCCTTCAGGTAATCCAGGGGTGTATATGCGCTGAGTACAGGTAAATTGCGCTTATCCTTTATCATTTGTATGCCGGTATTGCCGCGGAGGGCATCACGAGAGGCCTTTGTATCGATTTCCATTTCCAAAATGGTGTTTTGTTTGCTGAATCGTGACTTCGACCGCATTAATTTGTCACTGCCAACGATATAGATTTCACCCGTTTTGCCCAATCCCCCCCTTTGTGATACAATCGCATCTAGCTTGGAATATGGTATTTCAACGATGACAACTCCCAGCAGTGTATTTGACTGGTCATAGACGGGGCATGCCCCCAGGCACATAAAATCCTTTGTTTTCTCACTTCTGATTAAATCGGAGAATACAAGTTTGGTGCGGCCTTCCCTGAATATTTCACCTATTGCCGTTGAACTGTATTCCCTGCTTTTTATGTTTGTCCCAAGGGATTTGTCGTCCTTCACTCCGTATACGATGTACCCTTCTGCATCTGCAAGGAGTATATTTTGATAGCCATGTTGTATTAAAAAATATATCAAGAGATGATTGTATTGTGTCATTGCTTGTTTATAGGCAGGGTCATTAAAGCCAAGGTTCGTGTATGCACGGGAAAAGCGGGGCAGGCTTTCTATGATAAGCGGATTTTTTGAAAGGTTCCGTACTTCCCCGTATCGTTCATAGAAGAAGTTTTCTATCTGTGCCTTTTTTATTTCTCTAACAGAAATGAGATGGTTTCTAACTTCATCTTTGAGTGCTGACCCCAGGATCTTAAAAGACAACAGTCCTAAGAGAATTAAAAAGGTCAGAATTGCGATAGTCCAAGTTAAGATTGTTTTATTTACGGATTTCAATTTGAGAAATGGTATTCTGATATATATTTAGGAAATATCGGGGAAAATAAGAATAAAAAAAGTACCCTAAAAAACCATTCTAACAATAAAATAACAATAGATAAAAAGCAATAATTTTCTAAAAATCTCTCCTTTCCTTCCTGTTATGGTTTTCAGGGGGGTGTGATTCTTTTTGACATTCAGTTCTTTTTGTGAAAAAATGACCTAACCATAACCAACAGGTTTCTATTAACCCCTTGGAGGTCAACGCCATCTCATCTTTTAGAAGTGTGTATGGCATGTGCGTTTTTCCGGCAATGTAAAATGTTGCTTTTCCTTAAGGCTATTGTTATTGCGATTGGACGGCGAATGGGTATCGGAGAAATTCTTGTATTTATTATTGCCCTTGTTATTATGATGGTGGGGATGGCAGGTGTTATCATGCCGGTAATACCCAGTACCCCTCTTATCTGGTTTGGGGCTTTTTTTTACGGGTTGTTTAATCATTTTGAGACCATCACGTGGAAAGTTCTGCTGGTGTTTGGATTGCTCACTGCTTTTTCAATCGTATTGGAGAATTTTGGAAACGTGTATGGCGCAAAGAAATTTGGCGCCACACGTTGGGGGATTATCGGATCGCTGGTGGGAACGGGGGTTGGCTTTTTTTGGGCCGGTCCGCTAGGCTTACTCCTTGGGCCTATCGTAGGTACTATTATTTTTGAAATCTTCGGAGGGATGGGATATAAGGGGGCTTTGAAATCTGGAATAGGTAACTTTGTGGGCTTTCTTGGTGGTTCTGTAGTAAAGATAGCTCTTGGTCTTGCGATGATTATTATCTTTATCTGGAAGGTGTTTTGAGCACCATCACCAGCGGGGCTCTAACTCCTGGATTCTGAATAGTTACAAGTAGTTTTATCCTTTAGTATCACCTGTTTTTCATAAGCGGGCCACTCTCATTTCTACCCATGCGTTATCAGTTCATAGTCCATGCTCCCCAGCCCGATTTCCTGTGCGTAGCTGATCTGGACGGTATAATCGATTTTTGGCCAGGAGTTTTTAAAGAAGTCATTTCCCGTGCGGTCAAAAATCAGGTCCGTTGTTGCTTTTTCAATGGCTACAGGGTCTCGGGAGGCGATAATGCCGATATCTTCAATTTCAGGCTCAAAGGGTTTATCCATGCAGTCACAATGTTTCGTTATATGGGTAAGAAAATTAAAAAAAATTGCTTTTTCCGTTTTTCCCTTCAGGATGGCAAGGCAATGTTCCGCAACCTTTTTTTGCAGATTGATAGTGCTTTCATCCCACGCAATTTTTACCGCATCAAACTGACATACCGCAAGACATTCCCCGCAACCGATGCATGTCTTGGCTTCAATGACGGCATATTCATCTTCCATCGTAATTGCCCCTGCCGGACACCATCTGCCACAGACCCCACAGGCTGTACATTTCTTTTTCAGGATTTGGGGCATTACCCCCGAATGTTGTGATAACTTTCCTCCGCGTGAGGAGAGCCCCATGCCGATGTTTTTTAATGTGGCGCCCATTCCCGTTGCCAGGTGGCCTGTCACGTGGGAAATTGATAGAATGACATTCGCCGCCCTGGCAATACCTGCCACATGTGCATACTTACACATGTGCTGGTTAATCTCTACCTGTACATCATGTTCGCCAAAAAGTCCGTCACCGATAATAATGGGGGCGCCGACACTTTCGTAACTGAAACCGAGTTCATGTGCATGGATAAGGTGATCAACGGCATTGGTACGCTGTCCCTTATACAGGGTATTTGTCTCTATCAAAAAGGGCTTGCCTTTAAAGGCTTTTACCCTGTCTATTACTGCCTTTATGATCGGTGGTTTGAGATGACCAATGTTCCCTTTTTCACCAAAAGAGGTCTTTACTGCTACCATATCATTTTTTGAAATGGCATCACTGAAACAGGCAAAATCAAATAATTGGCCTGCCTTTAGCGCCAGAGAAGAACTATCCGCGCCATTTTCTACCGGAATAAAATGTACTGTGCTTTTCATGCCTGTTCCCCATAAAAATGAAAGGTATTGACAAATAATAATCACACTCCTATAGTGAAACAATCATATTTTAATACGTTGTCACGACTTGTCAAATGCCGTTTACAAAATCCACAACAAAGGAAGGCTCGCCATCAGCTTTAAAACAGTCCGTGCAATTCCTGAAAGGTGTTGGGCCAAAACGCAAGGAAATCCTCGTAAAATTGGGTATACACACCATCCTAGACTTGCTCTGCTATTTTCCTCGTGATTACAAAGATTATACCCAGATACAAAAGATCTCGGATGTCAGACTGGGAGAAACGATTACCATCCGGGGTGAGGTTGTTGGCATTAAATCAAGAATGGGAAGAAGCAGAATGCACATTCTGGAAGTCTTTGTTGACGATGGCACCGGTTCCATTGCCGCCACCTGGTTTAATCAATCTTTTCTGGCCGGTAAATTTCGTGTGGGAGACATGATGTTTTGCCATGGAAAGGTTGGCGCTTACAAATATCCGCAGCTGTTAAGCCCGGAATACGAGGTTGTTCATGATGATACAACACCTTTGGGGCGATGGGGAATTATTCCTGTGTATCCCCTTACGGAGCATATCAGCCAGGGATACCTGCGAAAGATTATCGGGGAGGCCGTTCAAAAGTATGCCGGTAGTTTCGAAGAAGTTCTTCCGGAAGAACTTTTGGAAAATAACGGGTGGATGCCGATACAGAGTGCAATGAAAAATATCCATTTTCCCGAAACGTTTGGTTCTCTGAACGATGCGAAATCGAGACTTATTTACGAAGAATTGTTTATCCTTGAATTAGCCATGGCTCTCAGGAGACGGTGTATTAAGGAGGACAACGGCATTTCATTTAAAATTGGCAGTCAGGTAGACGGCCATATCCGTAAACGCATTCCATTCTCCCTTACCGCCGCCCAGGAACGGGTTATTCGCGAGATAAAGGAAGACATGCGAAGTTATAAACCCATGCACCGATTATTACAGGGAGATG
The Candidatus Brocadiaceae bacterium DNA segment above includes these coding regions:
- a CDS encoding cache domain-containing protein, with the protein product MSFKILGSALKDEVRNHLISVREIKKAQIENFFYERYGEVRNLSKNPLIIESLPRFSRAYTNLGFNDPAYKQAMTQYNHLLIYFLIQHGYQNILLADAEGYIVYGVKDDKSLGTNIKSREYSSTAIGEIFREGRTKLVFSDLIRSEKTKDFMCLGACPVYDQSNTLLGVVIVEIPYSKLDAIVSQRGGLGKTGEIYIVGSDKLMRSKSRFSKQNTILEMEIDTKASRDALRGNTGIQMIKDKRNLPVLSAYTPLDYLKDVQWVLLVEKDEKEVLNPFRLLEAYLFVIAAIIVVIAIIFLRFFKGKKRVTKIPQETLIPSNRD
- the glnA gene encoding type I glutamate--ammonia ligase — translated: MTSDHVDLAIINRAKEDNVSLIQLQFTDIHGSIKAVTIPIEKFPEALEKGIWFDGSSIEGFTRICESDMFLKPDTSTYALLPWETKGAMARLFCDIHMPDGSPFEGDPRYILKRAIAHARSLNYEFNVGPELEFFLFKPKNDGRVEPTPHDVGSYFDFSPRDLAGDVRRDIIFALEKMGLNVEMSHHEVAPGQHEIDFKYAEALKTAENALTFKQVVKSIAHRHDLYATFMPKPIFGVCGSGMHCHQSFFDINTGDNAFFDEKNAYKLSKLAIQFISGQLHHVRAMSAVLSPTVNSYKRLVPGYEAPVYICWGQTNRSALIRVPRYSPGREKATRVELRCPDPSNNPYLALAVMLEAGLDGIAQEMSPPNPVEENVYEFDVTELTYRNIATLPGSLGEAISELKKSTLMEQALGSHTYQLYVHSKMAEWNEYRIQVTDWEQKKYFETT
- a CDS encoding CBS domain-containing protein, with translation MLVKDMMKTQLVTLNVDSKLGFAEDIMYLGRIRHIPVIDGENIVGLLTQRDLYKASLTSIVTSWEENKEFLDSVKIAEVMTKNVSTITPDLKIEEAARIMIDKKIGCLPVVKEKNRLVGLITETDVLQYFVSESKKKS
- a CDS encoding DUF456 domain-containing protein, which gives rise to MLLFLKAIVIAIGRRMGIGEILVFIIALVIMMVGMAGVIMPVIPSTPLIWFGAFFYGLFNHFETITWKVLLVFGLLTAFSIVLENFGNVYGAKKFGATRWGIIGSLVGTGVGFFWAGPLGLLLGPIVGTIIFEIFGGMGYKGALKSGIGNFVGFLGGSVVKIALGLAMIIIFIWKVF
- a CDS encoding DUF362 domain-containing protein; the protein is MKSTVHFIPVENGADSSSLALKAGQLFDFACFSDAISKNDMVAVKTSFGEKGNIGHLKPPIIKAVIDRVKAFKGKPFLIETNTLYKGQRTNAVDHLIHAHELGFSYESVGAPIIIGDGLFGEHDVQVEINQHMCKYAHVAGIARAANVILSISHVTGHLATGMGATLKNIGMGLSSRGGKLSQHSGVMPQILKKKCTACGVCGRWCPAGAITMEDEYAVIEAKTCIGCGECLAVCQFDAVKIAWDESTINLQKKVAEHCLAILKGKTEKAIFFNFLTHITKHCDCMDKPFEPEIEDIGIIASRDPVAIEKATTDLIFDRTGNDFFKNSWPKIDYTVQISYAQEIGLGSMDYELITHG
- a CDS encoding SulP family inorganic anion transporter: MSKSDTNSEALKTGQSGLAQNLRYDLKAGFLVFLIALPLCLGISLACGYPAIAGIFTAVIGAVLTTFISNSQLTIKGPAAGLIVIAIGAVIDFGFTGGRDPAADYQAYRMALGVGVAAGCFQVLFGLLRVGSIGDFFPLCAVHGMLAAIGIIIILKQFPIALGGHAEGEPFELMTRIPSVIIHMNPYIAAIGIGSLAIMFGIPLVKHKHKIFQMIPPPMFVLFFAVPLGLYFGISEERTYLFEGHEYHLGKQFLVDVPSNMFKAVAYPDFSSLKSVMGWKWVIMFALIGSIESLLSAKAIDIIDPWKRKTNLNRDLLAVGIGNTLCAFVGGLPMISEIVRSKANIDNGARTRFANMFHGLFLLIFVAAIPFLLCKIPLAALAAMLVYTGFQLTAPREYVHTYKIGVEQLIIFVATVVAVLATDLVIGIAVGIGAKFFIHIINGVPLRSLFRPYLDVKIKDENTVVVFSSDSAVFSNWIPFKKQLEHAGIGQGKNVILNMSKTKLIDHSVMGKLKEVKRDFKEKNLKFEIVGLESHKSLSDHELATRKRSRELILRKRVCVLASATLLTQLKKVFKDLEIVEFTMIESAKKMTDTVSSARSLVRVESLLQAEKANELLECFREQILPKHPATVVWVENVEAVLPYYKAKSREKKQSSDMEND